A window of Gemmatimonadaceae bacterium contains these coding sequences:
- a CDS encoding dynamin family protein, which produces MEQVLTRQQGELVALERKLVLRVRDILAKADGSRADLERLGSLVNEMDELFLLVVVGEYNSGKSTFINALLGDEVFAMGDLPTTRTISILRYGKAGPPESLGENMHLYQYPLEVLRDLDIVDTPGTNSIERMEEAITRDFVPRADLVLFVTSLLQPLTASELDFLAHIRQWGKKVVFVVNGVDRRNSDDQVKRVREYLTKEIAARLGASSPTIYFISALLALRAKLAAKSATDSKNPSAPALGGAPIPDPLNEYPALERYVMETLRETERVRLKLLSPLGVLRHVLKVNVSALDTRLKVVDEDSRVLRSIRDQLEAYTKEMRTDSERYLIEVRNVLYELERRGRSWFERTIRIGNANFLRNKDAVENRFRLEVVQETPQAIENVVHRMVDWTVQRNLKLWSTVFAELDAHTARLRASGALAAHGDTEFQYNREELFAKLREPVERRLSDFDTEREARQITESVKEAVMSAFGVNVLAIGLGGILVAAFTTAALDVTGVLTATVFAIAGWLLIPARRRKLIKEFETKVEKLNEDLAALLKAKFEEQLGKYERQLLEVIAPYERFLETERAKLESGLAELREAEREVTALEERVGAAFPE; this is translated from the coding sequence TTGGAACAGGTCCTTACCCGGCAGCAGGGAGAGCTGGTTGCGCTCGAGCGGAAGCTCGTGCTCCGCGTTCGCGATATACTCGCGAAAGCCGACGGCTCACGCGCCGACCTCGAGCGGCTCGGCTCACTCGTCAACGAGATGGACGAGCTGTTCCTGCTCGTCGTGGTGGGCGAGTACAACAGCGGCAAGAGCACGTTCATCAATGCGCTCCTCGGCGACGAGGTGTTCGCCATGGGAGATCTGCCGACCACACGTACGATCTCCATTCTGCGCTACGGTAAGGCGGGACCGCCGGAATCGCTCGGCGAGAACATGCACCTCTACCAGTATCCGCTGGAGGTCCTGCGTGACCTCGACATTGTCGACACTCCGGGAACCAACTCCATCGAGCGGATGGAGGAGGCAATCACGCGCGATTTCGTGCCGAGAGCCGATCTGGTGCTGTTCGTGACCAGCCTGCTCCAACCGTTGACGGCGAGCGAGCTCGACTTCCTCGCTCATATCCGGCAATGGGGAAAGAAGGTCGTCTTCGTCGTGAACGGAGTGGATCGCCGTAACTCCGATGACCAGGTGAAGCGGGTGCGCGAGTACCTGACGAAGGAAATCGCTGCTCGGCTCGGTGCTTCGTCTCCGACGATCTACTTCATAAGCGCGCTGCTTGCGCTTCGCGCGAAGCTCGCTGCTAAGTCCGCGACCGATTCGAAGAACCCCTCGGCGCCCGCGCTGGGTGGCGCGCCAATTCCCGACCCACTCAACGAGTACCCGGCGCTCGAGCGGTACGTCATGGAGACACTTCGTGAGACCGAGCGCGTGCGACTCAAGCTTCTCAGTCCGCTTGGCGTGTTGCGGCACGTCCTGAAGGTCAACGTTTCTGCGCTCGACACCCGCCTCAAAGTCGTCGACGAAGACTCGCGTGTTCTACGCTCCATTCGCGATCAGCTCGAGGCTTACACCAAGGAGATGCGAACGGATTCCGAGCGCTACCTCATCGAGGTTCGGAACGTTCTCTACGAGCTCGAGCGGCGAGGGAGGTCATGGTTCGAGCGGACGATCAGGATTGGAAACGCGAACTTCCTTCGCAACAAGGACGCTGTCGAGAACCGGTTTCGTCTGGAAGTCGTTCAGGAGACTCCGCAGGCGATCGAGAACGTCGTCCACCGCATGGTTGACTGGACTGTTCAGCGCAACCTCAAGCTCTGGAGCACCGTGTTTGCGGAGCTCGACGCGCATACCGCCCGGCTCCGTGCATCGGGCGCGCTAGCCGCGCATGGCGACACCGAGTTCCAATACAATAGAGAAGAGCTCTTCGCGAAGCTGCGTGAGCCCGTGGAGCGGCGGCTAAGCGATTTCGACACCGAGAGGGAGGCGCGGCAGATCACCGAGTCGGTGAAGGAGGCGGTGATGAGCGCCTTCGGCGTGAACGTTCTCGCGATCGGTCTTGGTGGAATACTCGTCGCCGCTTTTACGACGGCCGCGCTCGACGTGACTGGCGTGCTTACGGCGACTGTATTCGCAATCGCCGGCTGGCTGTTGATTCCCGCGCGGCGGCGGAAGCTGATAAAGGAATTCGAGACGAAGGTGGAGAAGCTGAACGAGGACCTTGCTGCGTTGTTGAAGGCCAAGTTCGAAGAGCAACTCGGCAAATACGAGCGGCAGCTGCTCGAGGTGATCGCTCCTTACGAGAGGTTTCTCGAGACTGAGCGGGCGAAGCTGGAGAGCGGCCTTGCCGAGCTGCGCGAGGCGGAGCGGGAAGTTACCGCGCTCGAGGAGCGAGTGGGCGCGGCCTTCCCGGAGTAA
- a CDS encoding aminoglycoside phosphotransferase family protein, with translation MIPFSIPANLASSCARSPVRATWLDVIPRVIGELTTRWSLKIAPPFEGDDVSCAWVAPATRRDGTSVVLKLGMPHFEGEQEIAGLRLLKGYPTVHLLEADENLNAMLLERCIPGTSLRALAEPEQDVIIAGLLRRFWRPPPSNSTFGHLSEMLTHWSEETRRNEARWHDAGLVRAGLRTFEEMGVAAASDVLLVTDLHAGNVLRAEREPWLVIDPKPFVGDRAYDATQHLLNCRERLRSRPDETIKSVADLLEVDHERVWRWTFARLAAEPRDNWDDESTALARIVDRQR, from the coding sequence GTGATCCCGTTTTCCATCCCTGCGAATCTCGCCTCGTCATGCGCCAGGTCCCCGGTACGCGCGACTTGGCTCGACGTGATTCCGCGCGTGATCGGTGAGCTGACAACCCGGTGGTCGCTGAAGATCGCGCCACCTTTCGAAGGCGACGACGTGAGCTGCGCGTGGGTCGCGCCCGCAACGCGACGCGATGGCACTTCCGTCGTGCTCAAGCTCGGCATGCCGCATTTCGAAGGCGAGCAGGAGATTGCGGGACTGCGGCTCTTGAAGGGCTATCCGACAGTTCACCTGCTCGAGGCGGATGAGAATCTCAACGCGATGCTTCTCGAGCGATGCATACCCGGAACTTCATTGCGAGCCCTGGCTGAGCCTGAACAGGATGTGATCATCGCCGGATTGCTCAGGCGATTCTGGCGACCGCCTCCGTCAAATTCGACGTTCGGTCATCTCTCCGAGATGCTGACGCATTGGAGTGAAGAGACAAGGCGTAACGAAGCGCGATGGCACGATGCAGGGCTCGTGCGAGCTGGACTCCGCACGTTCGAGGAGATGGGAGTCGCGGCAGCATCCGACGTCTTGCTTGTGACAGATCTCCACGCGGGAAATGTTCTCAGGGCGGAGCGCGAGCCGTGGCTCGTCATCGATCCCAAGCCGTTTGTCGGAGACAGAGCCTACGACGCCACGCAGCATCTCCTCAACTGCCGTGAGCGCCTTCGATCGCGACCGGACGAAACCATCAAGTCCGTAGCAGATCTACTCGAGGTCGATCACGAGCGCGTCTGGCGCTGGACATTCGCCCGTCTTGCCGCCGAGCCGCGGGACAATTGGGATGATGAATCAACCGCGCTGGCAAGGATTGTCGATCGCCAGCGCTGA
- a CDS encoding carboxypeptidase regulatory-like domain-containing protein: MYRTPLKLAYFLLLLGCDSTGPKSTSLLFDGTVTEAATGGVIASADVSVRDFGGSYGLVGKDLQSTRTSSQGRYTLSYNACAGSPALVVYAVGYHPKSVEVGCKAERQAVDISLTRDPLAPSN; the protein is encoded by the coding sequence ATGTATCGTACGCCACTCAAACTTGCGTATTTCCTGCTGTTGCTCGGCTGTGACAGCACCGGCCCGAAATCAACGAGCCTACTCTTCGATGGGACTGTCACAGAAGCGGCAACCGGAGGTGTGATCGCCAGCGCTGACGTTAGCGTGAGGGACTTTGGTGGCAGCTATGGTCTCGTCGGAAAAGACCTGCAATCCACCCGCACGAGCTCACAGGGGCGTTACACACTTTCGTATAACGCGTGTGCCGGGTCGCCTGCGCTCGTTGTTTACGCTGTGGGCTACCACCCGAAGAGCGTCGAGGTCGGATGCAAGGCCGAGAGGCAGGCTGTAGACATCTCCCTGACTCGAGATCCGCTTGCGCCAAGTAACTGA
- a CDS encoding serine hydrolase, which produces MTPFRVVACLVALTSVVIAHSTSTAQSPATPSDRLIGIWASETTFGPALRGELTVRRNGSNWSATISSVETRFQPSGDSIRFGFPGNHGQFRGVLSADRRAIRGFWIQPNGVTVELGPHDPGGLDQPFATPLTLQLQQRHVWRAVVVPVDDRFSLYLSVWREPNGMLVGAFRNPELNLRGGALRHRMALVGDSVIFAAGPDTAKPVVRFAAKLDTINNQIVVWWWQIGRVLALTRRAPDQAIGLFPRVPRGLKYSYTTPLAEQDGWKVARARDAGFDEARLERLVQSIADTVPTLPRAPLIHSLLIARKGKLVLEEYFYGWDRDRPHDTRSAAKTFASVMLGAAMMQGAPVAPETPITTLLSRYGPFANSDSRKPRITLAHLMTHSSGLACDDNVDDSPGNEGTMQSQTAQRNWWKYVLDLPMARDPGSYWAYCSGGMNLVGAGVAAATKTWLPEFFDRAIARPLQFGRYYFNLMPTFEGYTGGGMWMRPRDLLKFGQTYLDGGMWNGKRIVPKAWVTRSTAKHIEWPYRDENVSAGQDGYAWHLWTLKSGNRTYPAYAATGNGGQALMVVPELELAVVFTAGNYGHGGVWVRFLDDIVPNVIIPAIRR; this is translated from the coding sequence GTGACCCCGTTTCGTGTCGTTGCCTGCCTCGTCGCTCTGACAAGTGTTGTGATCGCACATTCGACCTCTACAGCTCAATCTCCGGCGACACCCTCCGATCGATTGATCGGCATCTGGGCGAGCGAGACGACGTTCGGCCCTGCTCTGCGCGGCGAGCTCACGGTGAGGCGTAACGGATCGAACTGGAGCGCGACAATCTCGAGCGTCGAGACACGCTTTCAACCAAGCGGCGACAGCATTCGGTTCGGCTTTCCCGGAAACCACGGACAGTTTCGCGGCGTCCTCTCCGCTGATCGGCGGGCGATCAGAGGATTCTGGATTCAGCCCAACGGCGTGACCGTGGAGCTTGGACCACATGACCCAGGCGGCCTCGACCAGCCGTTCGCAACGCCGCTCACTCTACAGCTCCAGCAGCGCCACGTCTGGCGCGCTGTTGTCGTGCCGGTCGATGATCGCTTCTCGCTGTATCTGTCGGTGTGGCGAGAGCCCAACGGCATGCTCGTCGGCGCGTTTCGCAATCCCGAGCTGAACCTTCGAGGTGGCGCACTCCGGCACCGGATGGCTCTCGTCGGTGATTCGGTGATTTTCGCCGCGGGGCCCGATACTGCAAAGCCAGTGGTGAGGTTCGCAGCGAAGCTCGATACGATCAACAATCAGATCGTCGTGTGGTGGTGGCAGATCGGCCGCGTCCTCGCGCTCACTCGACGCGCACCAGACCAGGCGATCGGTCTCTTCCCGCGGGTACCTCGCGGATTGAAGTACTCCTACACCACCCCACTTGCCGAGCAGGACGGTTGGAAAGTTGCGCGCGCTCGCGATGCGGGGTTCGATGAAGCACGCCTCGAGCGACTGGTACAAAGCATCGCCGACACGGTTCCAACACTGCCACGGGCGCCGCTGATCCATTCGCTGCTCATCGCGCGAAAAGGAAAGCTGGTACTCGAAGAATATTTCTATGGATGGGACCGCGACCGCCCGCATGACACGCGATCGGCCGCGAAGACCTTCGCCTCAGTGATGCTCGGCGCCGCGATGATGCAGGGAGCTCCAGTCGCTCCGGAGACGCCGATCACGACGCTGCTCTCCCGCTACGGACCCTTCGCGAATTCGGATTCTCGGAAGCCGCGGATCACCCTCGCCCATTTGATGACGCACAGCTCCGGGCTGGCGTGCGACGACAACGTGGATGATTCTCCGGGCAACGAGGGCACTATGCAAAGCCAGACGGCTCAGCGGAACTGGTGGAAGTACGTCCTCGACCTTCCGATGGCGCGCGATCCCGGCAGTTACTGGGCGTATTGCTCCGGTGGAATGAATCTCGTCGGCGCGGGAGTCGCTGCCGCGACGAAGACATGGCTGCCTGAGTTCTTCGATCGCGCCATCGCGCGTCCGTTACAGTTCGGCCGGTACTACTTCAATCTCATGCCGACGTTCGAGGGATACACCGGCGGCGGCATGTGGATGCGTCCGCGGGATCTGCTCAAGTTCGGCCAGACCTATCTCGACGGCGGCATGTGGAATGGGAAGCGCATCGTCCCGAAAGCGTGGGTCACACGATCGACGGCGAAGCATATCGAGTGGCCTTATCGGGATGAAAATGTTTCGGCTGGTCAGGACGGTTATGCGTGGCACTTGTGGACTCTCAAATCGGGAAACAGGACCTACCCTGCCTACGCGGCGACCGGAAACGGCGGGCAGGCGCTCATGGTCGTGCCCGAACTCGAGCTCGCGGTTGTGTTCACGGCGGGCAATTACGGTCACGGCGGAGTGTGGGTGAGGTTTCTCGACGATATCGTTCCGAACGTGATTATTCCGGCCATTCGGCGCTGA
- a CDS encoding GntR family transcriptional regulator, with protein MRSVPTRIIRGNISDDVADALRNMIVDGSLPAGERINEVHLSQQLGVSRTPLREALARLAHEGALEAFPRIGYFVRPLTVEEFEQIYTIRPILDPAALRLAGLPSPAQMKRLDEINRRIEKARDADEIIGLDDEWHLELVSACPNKVLVDLIKQFARRTRRYEIALMRERRNVLASITKHKAITSALRKRDLEGACAALRLNCEIGFAPIMKWLVARDAQTAKEMRK; from the coding sequence ATGAGATCAGTCCCTACCCGGATAATCCGCGGCAACATCAGCGATGACGTAGCTGACGCCCTCCGGAACATGATCGTCGACGGCAGCCTCCCCGCCGGCGAGCGCATCAACGAAGTCCACCTCTCTCAGCAGCTCGGCGTCAGCCGCACGCCGCTCCGCGAAGCGCTGGCCCGGCTTGCCCACGAGGGGGCGTTAGAAGCATTTCCGCGGATCGGCTATTTCGTGCGCCCTCTTACTGTCGAAGAGTTCGAGCAGATCTATACTATTCGGCCGATCCTCGACCCCGCGGCGCTGCGACTCGCCGGACTGCCATCGCCCGCACAAATGAAGCGGCTGGATGAGATCAATCGCAGGATCGAAAAAGCGCGCGACGCCGATGAGATCATCGGACTCGACGACGAATGGCACCTCGAGCTCGTCTCGGCCTGTCCCAACAAGGTGCTGGTCGACCTAATCAAGCAGTTCGCCCGGCGAACGCGTCGTTACGAGATCGCCCTGATGCGGGAGCGCAGGAATGTCCTCGCATCAATCACCAAGCACAAAGCGATCACGTCGGCACTTCGAAAACGCGATCTCGAGGGGGCGTGCGCCGCGCTTCGTCTCAACTGCGAGATTGGCTTCGCGCCAATCATGAAATGGCTCGTTGCGCGCGATGCTCAGACCGCGAAGGAAATGCGCAAGTGA
- a CDS encoding amino acid permease, which translates to MTVKTGRFGAVDGAALIVSSVVGAGIFTVPSYVASIAGTPTLTVTLWFAGGLLALAGALCYAELATRFPRGGAEYVYLREAFGETAGFLSGWTSFIAGFSGAIAAAAVGFAAHVAGVLPAFARSAEWTLSIGPLTLTLSATTAIALALIALFTMISIAGVSASRLATNGLALVIVVGLAVLAFVGFFGAPGRVAAPVSAKSAMALSALVPIFFTYSGWNAAAYVAGEFRDPQKSIPRALILGTLIVTLLYVALNMVLIRVLSPAGLAASSTPVATAARALVGNAGGALTMVLVLAAMASSVCALVITGPRIYREMARDGVLPSMFAGSAKKDGPPASAAIAQSVWSGVLVLTGTFQQIVTYTGFSILLFSGAAVTAVFILRRRYGAPKGFAVPGYPVVPLAFVASVAMIAVSSFRYAPGPSILGVVLIAAGLPLLLLTRQRDSSSVVDALTENA; encoded by the coding sequence GTGACCGTAAAGACGGGAAGGTTCGGCGCTGTGGACGGTGCCGCACTCATAGTGTCGAGCGTGGTCGGCGCGGGGATTTTCACCGTGCCGTCGTACGTCGCGAGCATTGCAGGCACTCCGACGTTGACGGTCACCCTCTGGTTCGCCGGAGGCCTGCTCGCGCTTGCCGGGGCGCTGTGCTACGCCGAGCTCGCGACGCGATTCCCCAGAGGTGGGGCGGAGTACGTGTACCTGCGCGAGGCGTTCGGCGAAACAGCCGGGTTCCTCTCCGGCTGGACCTCATTCATCGCGGGGTTCTCGGGAGCGATCGCGGCGGCCGCTGTCGGATTTGCGGCACATGTGGCGGGGGTTTTGCCGGCGTTTGCGCGCAGCGCCGAGTGGACTCTCTCGATTGGTCCGCTGACTCTTACGCTTTCGGCGACGACGGCCATCGCGCTGGCGCTCATTGCGCTGTTCACGATGATAAGCATCGCCGGTGTCAGCGCGAGTCGCCTGGCGACGAACGGGCTCGCGCTTGTGATTGTTGTGGGGCTCGCGGTGCTGGCATTCGTCGGCTTTTTTGGAGCACCGGGCCGCGTCGCCGCACCTGTTTCCGCGAAGAGCGCGATGGCTCTTTCGGCGCTCGTGCCGATTTTCTTTACTTACAGCGGATGGAACGCGGCGGCGTATGTCGCCGGCGAGTTCCGTGATCCGCAGAAGAGCATTCCCCGCGCTCTGATACTCGGCACGTTGATCGTGACGCTACTGTACGTTGCGCTCAACATGGTGTTGATCCGGGTGCTGTCGCCCGCGGGGCTCGCGGCGTCGTCGACTCCCGTTGCGACGGCGGCTCGTGCGCTTGTCGGGAACGCCGGCGGCGCGCTCACGATGGTGCTGGTACTCGCGGCGATGGCAAGCAGCGTTTGCGCACTGGTGATCACCGGGCCGCGCATTTACAGGGAAATGGCGCGCGACGGCGTGTTGCCGTCGATGTTCGCGGGTTCGGCGAAGAAGGATGGACCGCCGGCATCGGCGGCGATTGCGCAGAGTGTCTGGAGCGGCGTGCTCGTGCTGACGGGGACATTCCAGCAGATCGTCACTTACACTGGGTTCTCGATTCTGCTTTTCAGTGGAGCGGCAGTCACTGCTGTGTTCATCCTGCGCCGCAGGTACGGTGCACCGAAGGGGTTTGCGGTGCCGGGTTATCCGGTCGTGCCACTGGCGTTCGTGGCAAGTGTAGCGATGATCGCGGTCTCGAGCTTCCGCTACGCACCGGGTCCGTCGATCCTGGGTGTGGTACTGATAGCGGCGGGTCTGCCGCTGCTGCTTCTGACGCGGCAGCGCGATTCATCGTCGGTCGTGGACGCGCTGACGGAAAACGCATAA
- a CDS encoding methyltransferase domain-containing protein — MRTRLARLVFALALASPAAASGQTRTAAPPGTLTPTGNAAPVRRDDWQRVPDIFAALGAKPGSRIADLGAGEGWLSVRLARHVGASGRVFAVDISDGALGTLADKLAKDSLRNVELILAEEDDPRLPFGTLDGVVILNAYHEMPKRVPILDGVKRALKPGGILVIVDNAPVDSLVTKSRKEQTSHHALAIDFARDDLEAQGFEIVSTDPKFVDRKMGDHWQKQWLIVARRSAK; from the coding sequence ATGCGCACTCGTCTCGCTCGACTCGTCTTCGCACTTGCGCTCGCTTCTCCAGCCGCGGCGTCCGGTCAAACTCGAACGGCGGCGCCGCCGGGCACGCTCACACCAACCGGCAACGCGGCACCGGTCCGCAGGGATGACTGGCAGCGCGTCCCGGATATCTTCGCCGCGCTCGGCGCGAAACCCGGCAGCCGTATAGCGGATCTTGGCGCGGGCGAGGGATGGCTCTCCGTCCGGCTCGCGCGACACGTCGGCGCAAGCGGACGCGTGTTCGCGGTCGACATCAGCGACGGGGCCCTCGGAACGCTCGCGGACAAGTTGGCGAAAGATTCGCTGCGTAACGTAGAGCTCATCCTCGCGGAGGAGGACGACCCCCGCCTGCCTTTCGGCACCCTGGACGGCGTTGTCATTCTGAATGCGTACCACGAGATGCCGAAGCGCGTGCCGATTCTGGATGGAGTCAAGCGCGCGCTCAAGCCCGGCGGCATTCTCGTGATCGTCGACAATGCCCCGGTGGATTCGCTGGTAACGAAGTCGCGCAAGGAGCAGACGTCGCATCACGCGTTGGCGATTGACTTTGCGCGCGACGATCTCGAGGCGCAGGGGTTCGAGATCGTGTCCACTGACCCGAAGTTTGTCGATCGCAAGATGGGCGATCACTGGCAGAAGCAGTGGTTGATCGTTGCGCGGCGGAGCGCCAAGTGA
- a CDS encoding response regulator transcription factor, which produces MSRILVVEDERNLALGLRANLEVEGHEVTVAHTGEAALAEAAAHTPDVVILDLMLPGIDGYEVLSTLRARGVDAPVLILSARAEEIDRVRGFRAGADDYVTKPFGVMELMLRVQALLRRANVTTSAARTVWKIGDVEVDATRRVVRRGGEEVSLTPRAFELLLALLGDADRPLTRHELLRTVWGYDNSVTTRTVDAHIAELRRKLERDASEPRHILTVHKVGYRLRP; this is translated from the coding sequence GTGAGCCGCATTCTCGTCGTCGAGGATGAGCGCAACCTCGCACTGGGACTGAGGGCGAACCTGGAAGTAGAAGGTCACGAAGTAACCGTCGCGCACACGGGCGAAGCTGCACTGGCCGAGGCGGCCGCGCACACTCCCGACGTCGTCATCCTGGACCTCATGCTTCCCGGGATCGACGGCTACGAGGTGCTCTCGACGCTACGCGCCCGCGGCGTTGATGCCCCGGTTCTGATTCTCAGCGCGCGCGCCGAGGAGATCGACAGGGTGCGGGGGTTCCGCGCAGGCGCCGACGACTACGTGACGAAGCCGTTCGGCGTGATGGAGCTGATGCTCCGCGTGCAGGCGCTGCTTCGGCGGGCAAACGTTACAACATCAGCCGCTCGAACAGTCTGGAAGATTGGAGACGTCGAGGTGGACGCAACGCGACGCGTCGTCCGCCGCGGCGGCGAGGAGGTTTCGCTCACACCGCGCGCATTCGAACTCCTCCTGGCGCTGCTCGGCGACGCGGACAGACCTCTCACGCGTCATGAGCTGCTGCGCACGGTATGGGGATACGATAACTCCGTCACCACCCGCACCGTCGATGCTCATATCGCCGAGCTGCGCCGCAAGCTCGAGCGTGACGCGTCGGAGCCTCGGCACATTCTCACGGTTCACAAGGTGGGGTACCGGCTGCGGCCGTAA
- a CDS encoding HAMP domain-containing sensor histidine kinase, whose protein sequence is MSPVTRVPLARPGATGDRRGWIVSAALFAPLVLLLVVALLTWRAERQYAAVTHRVVHDYAGIAAWQYARRANMALHDDIMSAFTGIASGHQRTAHLAELQRPTSILAGRATRKSVFLDSARFAFTYEAGSRNLETAGGVVDDKTRAMLERRLLDLARTTRSDDEPHRMLFDSAGGASHAIALWTISTSDGPMRAAYGVVADPGVLRERFGKVIRETNLLPSTNAGAKLSETDVAVQLTRRDGGVVFATGLPLGSTAATDSTGLQLGELRTTVDLPPRLANTLLVGGAPKSQLPSIALMIVVASVLTAIGLVQQRRSRELANLRGRFVANVSHELRTPLAQISMFAETLALRRERGGDEGRHFAAIILAEARRLSALVESVLRFSRLESGRDTLSLESVGIAAEIADAVEAFAPIAQAADVTISLDVRQDLYAHVDRAAFRQVMLNLLDNAVKHGGTGASVEVNAEQQDGYVRVIVDDSGPGVPIDWRERVFEPFVRAESGSSAGAGIGLAVVRDLVAAHRGMVSIEQSPRGGARFIVMIPSAQQPVSERVEDQVEALT, encoded by the coding sequence ATGTCCCCTGTCACGCGTGTGCCTCTCGCGCGCCCGGGCGCGACTGGTGACCGCAGAGGGTGGATCGTGTCCGCGGCACTGTTCGCGCCGCTGGTTCTGCTCCTTGTCGTGGCGCTGCTCACCTGGCGCGCCGAGCGTCAATATGCGGCGGTCACCCATCGCGTCGTGCACGACTACGCGGGCATCGCCGCCTGGCAGTACGCCCGCCGCGCAAACATGGCGCTGCACGACGACATAATGAGTGCGTTCACGGGGATTGCCTCCGGCCATCAGCGCACTGCGCACCTCGCTGAGCTACAACGACCCACGTCGATCCTGGCGGGGCGGGCGACCCGCAAGTCGGTCTTTCTTGACAGCGCACGCTTCGCATTTACGTATGAGGCCGGATCGCGTAACCTCGAGACCGCAGGTGGCGTTGTAGACGACAAGACGCGCGCGATGCTTGAGCGTCGCCTGCTGGACCTTGCTCGCACGACACGCAGCGACGACGAGCCCCACCGGATGCTTTTCGACAGCGCCGGCGGCGCCTCGCACGCCATCGCTCTGTGGACGATTTCCACTTCCGACGGGCCAATGCGAGCTGCTTACGGGGTCGTCGCTGATCCCGGCGTGCTCCGGGAGCGGTTCGGCAAGGTCATCCGCGAAACGAATCTCCTCCCGTCGACAAACGCTGGCGCGAAGCTTTCCGAGACCGACGTCGCAGTGCAGTTGACGCGCAGAGATGGCGGAGTCGTGTTCGCCACAGGGCTGCCGCTCGGATCCACCGCCGCGACGGACAGCACGGGACTTCAGTTGGGCGAGCTGCGGACAACGGTTGATCTTCCTCCCCGCCTCGCGAACACCCTGCTGGTCGGGGGAGCGCCGAAATCCCAGCTGCCATCGATCGCTCTCATGATCGTCGTCGCGTCGGTGCTCACTGCCATCGGCCTCGTGCAGCAGCGACGGAGCCGTGAGCTCGCGAATCTTCGCGGACGCTTCGTTGCGAACGTGTCTCACGAGCTTCGCACTCCGCTCGCGCAGATCTCCATGTTCGCCGAGACGCTCGCGCTCCGCCGGGAGCGCGGTGGCGACGAGGGACGACATTTCGCTGCGATCATCCTGGCCGAGGCGCGCAGACTCAGCGCGCTCGTTGAAAGCGTGCTCCGGTTCTCTCGCCTCGAGTCCGGCCGCGACACCCTGAGCCTCGAGAGCGTCGGGATCGCCGCTGAAATCGCAGATGCCGTCGAAGCTTTTGCGCCGATCGCGCAGGCCGCGGACGTCACGATTTCGCTTGACGTGCGGCAGGATCTCTACGCGCACGTTGACCGCGCCGCATTCCGTCAGGTCATGCTCAACCTGCTCGACAACGCGGTGAAGCACGGCGGGACAGGTGCCTCGGTCGAAGTTAATGCCGAGCAGCAGGACGGTTACGTGCGCGTCATTGTCGACGATTCGGGGCCCGGCGTGCCCATCGATTGGCGCGAGCGCGTGTTCGAGCCGTTCGTCCGCGCGGAGAGCGGCAGCTCGGCCGGCGCCGGAATCGGACTGGCGGTGGTACGCGATCTCGTAGCCGCTCACCGCGGGATGGTTTCGATCGAGCAATCCCCGCGCGGTGGAGCCCGGTTCATCGTGATGATTCCCTCCGCGCAGCAGCCTGTATCCGAGCGGGTGGAAGATCAGGTCGAGGCACTGACGTGA